Proteins found in one Hypericibacter terrae genomic segment:
- a CDS encoding ribbon-helix-helix domain-containing protein: MALGGGGGDLAGSRLRKHSITIAGHRTSLSLEDAFWHRLQAIAAGRGQSVGALIEAIDSARAERGEPAGNLSSAVRVFVLEQSVPGP; the protein is encoded by the coding sequence ATGGCCCTGGGCGGTGGCGGCGGCGATCTGGCGGGCAGCAGGCTGCGCAAGCATTCGATCACCATCGCCGGCCATCGCACCAGCCTGTCGCTGGAGGACGCCTTCTGGCATCGCCTGCAGGCGATCGCGGCCGGGCGCGGGCAGTCGGTGGGCGCGCTGATCGAGGCGATCGATTCCGCGCGCGCCGAGCGCGGCGAGCCCGCGGGCAATCTCTCGAGCGCCGTGCGCGTCTTCGTGCTCGAGCAGAGTGTACCCGGTCCCTAG